A single genomic interval of Cucumis sativus cultivar 9930 chromosome 7, Cucumber_9930_V3, whole genome shotgun sequence harbors:
- the LOC101211323 gene encoding basic form of pathogenesis-related protein 1: MVSSTIIPSTIFLVSFLLATTISNAQNSPQDFVDTHNDIRAAVGVGPVSWDDTLAAYAQSYADSKMDTCEMEHSNGPYGENLAEGYDEMTGVEAVRFWATEKKFYNHHLNRCVGDECGHYTQIVWRHTTNIGCGRVKCENNWVFVICNYNPPGNYIGQHPY; this comes from the coding sequence ATGGTTTCCTCCACCATTATTCCCTCTACCATTTTCTTGGTAAGTTTCCTCCTGGCTACTACCATCTCCAATGCCCAAAACTCCCCCCAAGACTTCGTCGATACGCACAACGACATCCGAGCGGCGGTAGGTGTTGGCCCAGTCTCCTGGGACGACACTCTAGCCGCCTATGCTCAGAGTTATGCTGATAGTAAGATGGATACTTGTGAGATGGAGCACTCCAATGGACCCTATGGTGAAAACCTAGCTGAGGGGTATGACGAGATGACAGGGGTGGAGGCGGTGAGGTTCTGGGCAACTGAGAAAAAGTTCTACAACCACCATTTGAATCGATGCGTGGGGGACGAGTGTGGGCACTATACACAAATAGTGTGGAGGCACACTACAAATATAGGGTGTGGTAGAGTGAAGTGTGAGAACAATTGGGTCTTTGTGATCTGCAACTATAATCCTCCTGGCAACTATATTGGCCAACATCCTTACTGA
- the LOC101211237 gene encoding basic form of pathogenesis-related protein 1, which yields MALATTLSALCIVALALTPIVIAQNSPQDFFDAHNAVRAKVGAEPLFWDEELEAYAKNYITSKIKTCEMVHFVGPYGENLATANPVLTAAASVNTWAAEKKYYNHNSNKCEGGECRHYRQLVWKNSFLVGCATVKCKNNWSLVSCNYSPSGNVVGERPY from the coding sequence ATGGCACTCGCCACCACTCTCTCTGCCCTTTGCATCGTTGCACTAGCCCTAACCCCAATCGTCATTGCTCAAAACAGCCCTCAAGACTTCTTTGACGCGCACAATGCAGTGCGAGCCAAGGTCGGGGCTGAACCCCTCTTTTGGGACGAAGAACTTGAAGCTTACGCTAAAAATTATATCACGTCGAAGATTAAAACTTGTGAAATGGTGCACTTTGTTGGCCCTTATGGTGAGAACTTGGCAACAGCGAACCCCGTGTTAACCGCAGCAGCTTCAGTGAACACATGGGCAGCCGAGAAGAAGTACTATAACCATAACTCGAACAAATGTGAGGGAGGCGAGTGCCGACATTATAGACAGTTGGTGTGGAAGAATAGTTTTTTGGTGGGTTGTGCTACTGTTAAATGCAAGAACAATTGGTCTTTAGTCTCATGCAACTATAGTCCTTCTGGGAATGTTGTAGGTGAGCGACCTTATTAG